In one Diprion similis isolate iyDipSimi1 chromosome 6, iyDipSimi1.1, whole genome shotgun sequence genomic region, the following are encoded:
- the LOC124407481 gene encoding splicing factor U2af 38 kDa subunit isoform X2, with product MAEYLASIFGTEKDKVNCSFYFKIGACRHGDRCSRIHNKPTFSQTCLLQNLYVNPQNSAKSADGSHLVANVSDEEMQEHYDNFFEDVFVECEDKYGEIEEMNVCDNLGDHLVGNVYIKFRREEDAEKAVNDLNNRWFGGRPVYAELSPVTDFREACCRQYEMGECTRSGFCNFMHLKPISRELRRYLYSRKKGGKGGGGGGGGGGGGGGGGGGGGGGRSRSRSKSRGRTDRKRRSRSRERRSRSKDRNRKGRDDKGRDGRSGRY from the exons ATGGCGGAGTATCTCGCGTCCATTTTCGGTACCGAGAAAGACAA AGTAAACTGctccttttattttaaaatcggAGCTTGCAGGCACGGAGATAGGTGCTCACGTATACACAACAAACCTACGTTCAGCCAG ACATGCTTGCTTCAAAATCTTTACGTCAATCCGCAAAATTCTGCCAAGAGCGCCGATGGTTCACATT TGGTAGCTAATGTTTCTGATGAAGAGATGCAGGAGCATTACGACAACTTTTTCGAAGATGTATTTGTCGAGTGCGAAGATAAGTATGGGGAAATAGAAGAGATGAACGTATGTGATAACCTCGGAGACCATCTTGTTGGTAATGTCTACATTAAATTTCGGAGAGAAGAAGACGCAGAAAAAGCAGTCAATGATTTGAACAACCGGTGGTTCGGTGGAAGGCCTGTTTACGCCGAACTTTCACCCGTGACAGACTTCAGGGAAGCTTGCTGCAGACAGTATGAGATGGG AGAATGCACCCGTTCTGGATTTTGCAACTTCATGCATCTGAAACCAATTTCAAGAGAGTTGCGCCGTTACTTGTACAGCCGCAAGAAGGGCGGTAAGGGTGGCGGTGGTggcggaggtggaggtggtggtggCGGCGGAGGTGGCGGTGGTGGCGGCGGTGGTCGTTCAAGATCTCGATCAAAGTCACGAGGCCGTACCGATCGCAAGCGTAGATCTCGCTCTCGCGAGAGAAGATCAAGATCCAAGGATCGTAACCGCAAGGGAAGGGATGATAAGGGGCGCGACGGAAGATCTGGTCGCTATTGA
- the LOC124407481 gene encoding splicing factor U2af 38 kDa subunit isoform X1, whose protein sequence is MAEYLASIFGTEKDKVNCSFYFKIGACRHGDRCSRIHNKPTFSQTCLLQNLYVNPQNSAKSADGSHLVANVSDEEMQEHYDNFFEDVFVECEDKYGEIEEMNVCDNLGDHLVGNVYIKFRREEDAEKAVNDLNNRWFGGRPVYAELSPVTDFREACCRQYEMGLSIPVGDGGEIKNESAIGECTRSGFCNFMHLKPISRELRRYLYSRKKGGKGGGGGGGGGGGGGGGGGGGGGGRSRSRSKSRGRTDRKRRSRSRERRSRSKDRNRKGRDDKGRDGRSGRY, encoded by the exons ATGGCGGAGTATCTCGCGTCCATTTTCGGTACCGAGAAAGACAA AGTAAACTGctccttttattttaaaatcggAGCTTGCAGGCACGGAGATAGGTGCTCACGTATACACAACAAACCTACGTTCAGCCAG ACATGCTTGCTTCAAAATCTTTACGTCAATCCGCAAAATTCTGCCAAGAGCGCCGATGGTTCACATT TGGTAGCTAATGTTTCTGATGAAGAGATGCAGGAGCATTACGACAACTTTTTCGAAGATGTATTTGTCGAGTGCGAAGATAAGTATGGGGAAATAGAAGAGATGAACGTATGTGATAACCTCGGAGACCATCTTGTTGGTAATGTCTACATTAAATTTCGGAGAGAAGAAGACGCAGAAAAAGCAGTCAATGATTTGAACAACCGGTGGTTCGGTGGAAGGCCTGTTTACGCCGAACTTTCACCCGTGACAGACTTCAGGGAAGCTTGCTGCAGACAGTATGAGATGGG attATCCATTCCAGTCGGTGATGGTGGAGAAATCAAGAATGAATCTGCAATCGG AGAATGCACCCGTTCTGGATTTTGCAACTTCATGCATCTGAAACCAATTTCAAGAGAGTTGCGCCGTTACTTGTACAGCCGCAAGAAGGGCGGTAAGGGTGGCGGTGGTggcggaggtggaggtggtggtggCGGCGGAGGTGGCGGTGGTGGCGGCGGTGGTCGTTCAAGATCTCGATCAAAGTCACGAGGCCGTACCGATCGCAAGCGTAGATCTCGCTCTCGCGAGAGAAGATCAAGATCCAAGGATCGTAACCGCAAGGGAAGGGATGATAAGGGGCGCGACGGAAGATCTGGTCGCTATTGA
- the LOC124407482 gene encoding COMM domain-containing protein 8-like, producing the protein MEDETELLQNIFTKENSDFMNQFLHACVDEICGRKRVTFQQFTNSVECTENEFKTARQFIFDLLRNPALLYLEDERMPQRYVEAPAELQLAIRKCVNIRREQLLKALLREHSIKNGTTLLDFDWRLKWVMGSSKLATLKEPLLQLDLIIEDSKSQRILDLELNRDELDTLINTLEEVGG; encoded by the exons ATGGAGGATGAAACTGAATTgttacaaaatatatttactaAAGAAAATAGCGATTTTATGAACCAG TTCCTTCACGCCTGTGTCGACGAAATATGCGGGCGGAAACGGGTGACGTTTCAACAGTTTACCAACAGCGTCGAATGCACCGAGAATGAGTTCAAAACTGCCCGTCAGTTTATTTTCGATTTGTTAAGAAATCCGGCACTACTGTATCTTGAAGATGAAAGG ATGCCGCAACGATACGTTGAAGCGCCTGCTGAATTACAACTTGCAATACGCAAATGTGTAAATATACGAAGAGAGCAACTGCTTAAGGCACTATTGAGGGAGCATTCCATCAAAAATGGAACGACATTGCTCGACTTTGACTGGAGATTAAAG TGGGTTATGGGATCAAGCAAATTGGCCACGTTGAAGGAACCTCTTCTGCAGTTGGATCTCATCATTGAAGATAGCAAAAGTCAGCGAATCCTCGATCTTGAATTGAACAGAGATGAACTAGATACGTTGATAAATACGTTGGAGGAAGTGGGAGGATGA